GGCCGCCGCTGCGTGGCCGCCGCGTCCTGCCCCTCGGGCCCATCCTGCGCCGGCTCCCGCCCGTCCTGCTCCTGTTCCGTCATGCTCCCCGCCCCCGCTCTCGACTGCCGCCGCGGACCGCGACGCTCACGCCACCGCCGCGGACATCTCGAGCAGCGCCTGCTCGAGCACCGCCGCATCCTCCACGCGGTATGCGTCCCCCTGCGGCGCGCGGGCGATGGCCCCGCGCTCCGCCAGGGCTTCGAGCACCGCCCGGGCGTCCCCGGGGGCGAGACCCGAGAGCTCGGCGAGGCCGGTCGGCGACAGCTCGCGCGCTGACAGCAGGTGCGGCTCGGCGCGCAGCGCCTGGCGCGCAAGCACCCACGCGTCCAGCCGCCTGGCGGCGTCCCCCGCGATCTCCAGCAGCTGCTCGGCCACGACCCGGGTGACCTCCGGCCCGTGACGGGCGACCGCGTCCAGCGTCCGGTCGCTGACGAGCAGCAACCGGCTGTCCTTGACGACCTCGGCCCGGCCCGTGCGCGACACGCGGCCGAAGAAGGCCTCCTCGCCGAGGACCCGCCCGGCGCCGAGCACCTCGCTCCCGCCGCCGGCCGCGCCGACGCGGACCGCGCCGCTCTGGATCACGAACAGCTCCTCGCCCGGCGAGCCCTCCGTGTACAGGATCGTCCCCGCCGCGCAGTACTTGCCGAAGAGGCGGAACAGTACCTGCTCGCGATCCACGCGGCCCGGTGCCTAGGCGCCGACCTTCGGCACGTTCTTCAGCGCCTCGTCGATGTCGGCCTGCTGCAGCTCGAAGTCCTCGAGCTTCCTGCTGAAGTAGTTGTCGTAGGCCGTCATGTCGAAGTGCCCGTGCCCGCTGAGGTTGAAGACGATGACCTTGCTCTTGCCCTCCTCGCGCGCGCGCAGCGCCTCGTCGATGGCGCCCTTGATGGCATGCGAGGACTCGGGGGCCGGGATGATCCCCTCGTGGCGCGCGAACAGCACCGCCGCCTCGAAAACCGGGTTCTGGTGGTAGGCCACCGCCTCGGCGATCCCCTCGTGCACGAGCTGGCTCACGAGCGGCGAGTCGCCATGGTAGCGCAGGCCGCCCGCGTGGATCGAGGCCGGCGTGAAGTCGTGGCCGAGGGTGTACATGAGCATCATGGGGGTGAGCTTCGCGACGTCGCCGAAGTCGTAGGTGAACTTGCCGCGCGTGAGCGTCGGGCAGGCCTTGGGCTCGACGGCGACCAGGCGCACCTTGTCGCCGTGCGCCTTGTCGCGCACGAAGGGGAAGGTGAAGCCGCCGAAGTTGCTGCCGCCGCCGACGCAGGCGATGAGCACGTCCGCCTTCTCGCCGATCTTGGCCAGCTGGGCCTTGGTCTCGAGGCCGATGATCGTCTGGTGCAGGCAGACGTGGTTGAGCACGCTGCCGAGGGCGTAGTTGGTGTCCGGCCGCGTGGCGGCGTCCTCGACCGCCTCGCTGATCGCGATGCCGAGGCTCCCCGTGGAGTCGGGGTGCGCCGCGAGGATCGCCCGGCCGGAGTTCGTGCGGTTGCTCGGGCTCGGGATGACCTCGGCGCCCCAGGTCTGGATCATCGAGCGGCGGTAGGGCT
Above is a window of bacterium DNA encoding:
- a CDS encoding cyclic nucleotide-binding domain-containing protein, with the translated sequence MDREQVLFRLFGKYCAAGTILYTEGSPGEELFVIQSGAVRVGAAGGGSEVLGAGRVLGEEAFFGRVSRTGRAEVVKDSRLLLVSDRTLDAVARHGPEVTRVVAEQLLEIAGDAARRLDAWVLARQALRAEPHLLSARELSPTGLAELSGLAPGDARAVLEALAERGAIARAPQGDAYRVEDAAVLEQALLEMSAAVA
- a CDS encoding TrpB-like pyridoxal phosphate-dependent enzyme, encoding MNTKRILLSESDIPTQWYNLQADLPEPLPPPLHPGTLQPIGPADLAPLFARELILQEVSQERWIPIPDDVRKIYAIWRPAPLVRATGLEKALKTPARIYFKDESHSPPGSHKPNTAVPQAYYNKMAGIKRIATETGAGQWGSAMSLACQMFGLECTVYMVKVSYEQKPYRRSMIQTWGAEVIPSPSNRTNSGRAILAAHPDSTGSLGIAISEAVEDAATRPDTNYALGSVLNHVCLHQTIIGLETKAQLAKIGEKADVLIACVGGGSNFGGFTFPFVRDKAHGDKVRLVAVEPKACPTLTRGKFTYDFGDVAKLTPMMLMYTLGHDFTPASIHAGGLRYHGDSPLVSQLVHEGIAEAVAYHQNPVFEAAVLFARHEGIIPAPESSHAIKGAIDEALRAREEGKSKVIVFNLSGHGHFDMTAYDNYFSRKLEDFELQQADIDEALKNVPKVGA